CGAGCTCGGGAGGGACAAGGTTGCTGTTGACGCTAGACATCAACACCTCGAGAAGCTGCTCAGCAACCCGTCTTCTCTTCATTCCAGCTATGCTCAGCTACGTAGAAATCGCAATATAACGTTGTTGAACGACTCCGCCTTCTCCTCGTGAACGCTGTGTCCAGCATCGGGTTCGACATGTATCTCGGCTCCGATTTTCTGAGCCAGCTCCAAGTTTTTCTGAAACGGCACCACATTATCCATTCCGCCGAGGACAAACAATTTCGGGCACCTGATATCGTAAACGGAATCCGTTCGAAACTCACGCCATATATTGCCCGCTTCAACCAAAACAGGTCCAGCCCTCTTAACAGACTCGTAGTAGCCCTCTACAGCCTCATCATCCAAGGCACTCTTGTCAACATAGATGTTGCTCAGAACGCGTTTTATGAAATATTTTCTGACGAATAACCGGGTTATCAAGACGCTGAAGAACCTGTTCCGAGCCAGCTCCATCGCCAAGGGCCTGCGGCCATCATCTCCTCCCAACAAGCTCGGATTAACCAGGACAAGCCTCTCAACCTTCTCAGGATATTTCACCGCTATGTGCGCCGAAATGGCTCCACCCATAGAGTGACCCACCAGGCCAAACTTCTCTACACCAAGTCTACCAAGCGTCTTCATCAAAATGTCTGTAACAGATGAAAGGCTAATACCTGTCGGAGGCCTCTTTGACAGCCCGAAGCCGGGAAGGTCCAGCGCCAACGCTCTGAAATGTTGGGAGATCACGGGCAGTGTTTTGCGCCAGCTAAAGGAGGAGGCGGCCCATCCATGAAGAAACACAACAGGCTGCCCAACACCCCGCATAACATAGAAAATGTTCACACCATCCACGTCTATCGAAGAACCCATGGCCACATGCTCAGACCAGCTGACCAACCCAGATAACCAACACCCACAATCCAGGTATAAAACGGTTCCTAATAGCCGGCAAGAGGAAGGCGAAAAAAATATATGCTCACCCTATGAATTGAAACTAATGTCGGGGTTCATCTCCCCGCGTTCAAGAATCAAGGGCACGGTCTCGCCAAACGCATATGTGTTTGGTGCGACGGAAATAGGGGAAGCCACGTTTGTGGACGATATGGTTACAATAGGTTTTCCATCTCGCCACCGTCTTCTACAAGCCATCGAAAAGAGAATCGCAGGCAACAACTCGGTCATGGAGGACGCGAGCCTGGGCAGCTTCATCGGCCCGGGATGTTTGATAAGGAGAGGATGCATAATCTATGACGAGGTCATTATCGAGGGCGATGTGGAGCTTGGACACAACGTGTTGATTCGCTCGGGGACGATGATTCGGGCCGGCTCCAGGATAGGCAGCGGCTCGATGCTGGATGGGACAGTGTTGGTTGGCCGCGGTGTCAACATACAGTCCAACGTCTACATTCCACACCTTACAAAAATTATGGACAACGTCTTTATTGGACCCAACGTTGTGATGACCAACGACCCTTACCCCGTGGGCTCGCCTCTGAAGGGGCCCACCATAGCTACAGGGGCAATAATTGGAGCGGGTGCAGTGATTCTTCCGGGTGTTGAAGTGGGTGAAGGCGCTGTGGTGGGCGCGGGTTCTGTTGTTACGCGGAACGTTCCGCCTAGAGTGGTTGTCTTCGGAAACCCTGCAAAATATGCCTATGACGTGGATGAATACAATAGGAAGAAGCAGGCATACCTGAAGAAATGAACACCTATTCTCAAAACCTTAAAAACAACCTCGCGTCTAAGAAATCAGGTGAGGCTGAGGAGTAAATAATGGCCGAAATATGTGCTACATGCGGTCTACCAAAATCGATATGCGTTTGCGAAACAATAAGCCGGGAGCAGCAGCGTGTCAAGATTAAGCTTGAGCTGAGAAAATGGAACAAACCCACAACAGTAATCGAGGGGCTGAACGGCAGCAAAAAAGATTTGCAGGAGATAGCTTCGAAGCTAAAGTCTACTCTAGCATGCGGCGGTGTGGTGAAGGACGGGGTGATTCTGCTGCAGGGCGACCATCGCGAAAGAGTCAGAAAAGCGTTGGTGGACCTTGGGCTTTCTGAAGAAAATATAGAGGTAATTTAGGCTGCCACTGTTTCTAGAACGTCTTTGAGACCCTTGAACCGGTTTCGCACAGTCACTTCGGTGACTCCGGCCGCTTTCGCTATGTCTTTTTGTGTAAGATTTTGTGTGGTTTCTTGACAGGCCATGTAGAGGGCGGCCGCCGCTATTCCGACGGGGTCTTTGCCTACGGTGGCTTTACGTTTGACCGCCTCATTCAGCAGACGGATGGCCTCTTGGACAGTTCTCTGGTCCAGCCCAACCTTGGCCGCAATCTTGTTAACGTATATCGACGGGTCCGCAACCGGGACTTTCAACCCAAGATGCTTCAGCAACAGCCTGTAGCCCTGTGCGATGGTTTTTCGCTTGACGGCTGGGTAGCTGCGTTCAAATTCTCGAAGGTCCCTGGGTGTGCCCAGCATCCTGCATGCGGCGTAGGTGGCTGCAGCCATGATGGATTTAATGGACCTTCCTCTCACGAGACCTGCTCTAAGGGCTCTTCTATAGATGAGCATAGCTCTTTCTGCAACTGTCTGCGACAGCCTTAGCTTATCGACATATATCTGAAGAATGTTCACAGCTTGCTGCAAGTTTCTTGTTTCGCTCGAGTTTATCTGAGACGTGGCGTCAAGCTTCTTCAGCCTGATCATCTTCTCCCGTGTCTCTTTCGAGAGTTTGCGGCCTGAAGCGTCCTCATCCACACCCTCTATTACCGTTGAGAGACCATGGTCCCTATACATAGGTGAGAGAGGAGCTCCTACTCTGCTTCTGCTCCCCTCCTCGTCTTCAAGGTTTCTCCACTCGGGGCCCATGTCCACATCTTTTTCCTGTATGACGAACCCGCAGACCGAGCAGGTAATCTCACCGGTTCTCTGGTCCGTTACCAGCATCTCGTTCCCACACTCGGGACATAGTGCGACTTCTTTCCAAGTTTTTCTAACCAACTTTTATCACCTTTTTCAGACGTATAGGAGAGGAGTTTTTCATCCTCTCGCTATAAGTCTTTCGCTTATTACATCAGCAAAGCAATATATAAATATTATGCACCCAAATGAGATAAATAGCCACACCCAGCAAAATCTACCAAGTTGATAAAGATTTTCAACACATACTCACGCAGCCTCGAGGTTTTCGAGCCCCATCTCCCCGGACACGTCACCATGTATGTATGCGGACCCACAGTATACGATGTAGCACATCTGGGTCATGCGCGGACTTACGTGGCTTTTGACGCAGTTATACGTTTTCTCGAGTTCATGGGATATCGTGTCAAGTATGCACGGAACGTGACGGACGTGGGTCATCTGCGTGAAACTGGTGAGGACAGGATGATTGTGGGGGCGGAGCGGCTGAGGAAGCATCCTATGGAAGTTGCAGACAAGTATATGATGGAGTTTTTCAGAGACATGGATGCTCTCGGGATAAGAAGGCCCGACATCCAGCCCAGAGCAAGTATGCACATCCCCGAAATCATAGAAGCTGTCGAGAAACTGGTCGACAAAGGCTACGGCTACGTCATCGACGGAAGCGTCTACTTCGACATCAGCAAATTCCCCGACTATGGAAAGCTCTCCAACATAAAACCCGAGGAGCTGCTCATGCACCGCATCGACCCTGACCCACGGAAAAAACATCCCGCAGACTTTGCACTCTGGAAAGAGTCACCGCCGTCTTACCCATTCTCATGGAAAACACCTTGGGGGAGAGGTTTTCCGGGATGGCATATAGAGTGCTCGATAATGAGCATGAAGTACTTGGGTGAGCAGATAGACATACACGGAGGCGGCCAGGAGCTGATTTTCCCACATCATGAAAACGAGATAGCCCAGTCAGAGGCCTTGACGGGTAAGAAACCCTTCGTCAAATACTGGATGCACACCGGTGAGCTGACGGTGGGAGGCCGAGGCATGCACAAGAGCTACGGAAACTTCATCACCATACAGGATGCGCTCAAAACATATCCATCCGACGTGCTGCGCCTCTTCATACTTTCCGCACACTACCGGACTCCTCTGGACTATTCCGAGAAAGCGATGGAGCAAGCGGCGGAAAACTTCGACAAGATCACAAACTTTTACGAGAACCTGTCACTCATAGCCGAAGAGGATAGAGACAAACCCCGCGACCCATCACTCGACGAGCTCGGCGATGTTTTCAAACAAAGTTTCATAGAAGCTATGTCGGAAGACTTCAATACACCCAACGCGCTCGCAATCGTTTACGACTTTATGAAAAAGGTCAACACGAGGTTGGACGACATCGGACACGAGCAGGCGGCCCATCTGCGGCAGCTCTTTCTCGAGACATGTAGGGTCCTTGGACTGCTTCAGAAAATTGAGCGGAGAAGCTCCGCAGCCGAGGTCATGGAGTTCGTAAAGACACTAGTCGAGGTCCGTAGAGAATTACGAAAAAGAGGCATGTATGACCTGGCGGACAGAATTAGAAACATGTTGGCTGAACGCGGCATCGTCGTCGAGGACACCAAGGAGGGCGAGAGAATAAGGATAGTGAGGTAGATGAGACGTGAAGGCTGTTTTGCTTTCGGGAGGCTATGGTAAACGTCTCAAGCCCTTGACAGAGTCTCTTCCAAAGCCTTTACTCGAGGTCGCGGGCAAGCCAATTATTGTTTGGCAAATTGAGTGGCTAAAAAAACATGGCATAGACGAGTTTATCGTCTGCGTCGGCTATTTGCGTGAGAAGATCATCGAGACGCTTGGCAGCGGGCATAGGCTCGGTGTAAAAATCGGCTACTCTGTGGAGGACGAGCCTCTCGGCACGGGAGGGGCTCTTAAGAACGCTGAGCATCTGCTGAAATCTGACAAAGTTTTTCTCGTCCTCAACGGCGATGTTCTCACAACCCTGAACCCGCTCAAACTAATCGACAGCCTCGGTTCATCGATTGCATGCATGGCTTTGACCCGTCTCCCATCGCCCTACGGGATAGTGGAGTTTGATAGGGAAACCCGTTTGGTGAAAAGGTTTGAGGAGAAGCCGCGGCTTCCTAACTACATCAACGCAGGTGTCTACGCATTCACGGCAGATGTTTTAAGCTATCTGCCCGAGCAGGGAGACCTCGAGAAACAAACTTTCCCACGTCTCGTGGAGAAAAAAGCCTTGATGGCTGTTTTGTATGAGGACGATGATTGGATAAGCATCGACAGCCACAAAGACCTTGAGGAAGCCAAGCGTGTGGTGGCGAAGTTTAGCCAGTTAAAGGAAGCTTCACAACCATGACGTAGGCGTCTTCACCGTCGGCGTAGTAACGTCGCTGCACCTCTTTGACGACAAACCCGATTTTCCTGTAGAGCTTAATGGCGACGTGGTTGCTGACACGGACTTCTAGAAACGCCTCCTCACATCCATAATCGTTTGCGAGAGAGTAGAGAGCTCGGCGAATAAGCTGTTCCCCGATACCTCTGTTCCGATAATTGGGTAGAACAGCCACTGAAACAATATGGCCAGCTCGGCGAATCTTGAGGAAATCGATTTTTGAGAAGACGCGTTCAACCCTGCACATTATGTAGCCGACCAGCTTGTCGCCTACCTCAGCGACCCAGAAAGCCTTTGGATAATCTTTGGCAAGCTCATCAAAAAAGCTGTAGGTATAGTTCTCGGGGAGACAGAGCCTGTTGATGTTCATGACATCTATTAAATCGGTTTGAGTAACATTCCGAAACACGACATCGATGTCGCCCTGCTTGGAGGCTTGCTGCATTCATTTTCGCGTATTACCGCTCTCATTTAAGAGTTTAGCTACACCAAGACAACAAGCTCCCGAGGAGACGTAGGCCTGTATGCGAGCATCTGTCCAAGACCCCGTGAAACATAAAGCCTCTTGTTTCCCCAGCTGTACCATCCCCTTGTATACCTAGAGTTGCTGAGTAGCGTGACGCCGTTGATGACTATGCCGCCGTGGGTGTGGCCTGCGAATATTAAGCAGTCTCCTGAAACGCTGTCGGCGACGTGTGGGTCGTGTGCAAAAACCAACCCATTAGCCTTAAACGGTTCGTAGCTTCTGTTGTCACGCCAATCGATTCCATGTATTTTGCCGAGGTAACGGCTCTCAGCAACGCTCCTCACCTCTCTATACCCCATGGCCCGCAGGTTTTCACGGAGCCATTCATCGTATCCGCTCCAGTAATCATGATTGCCCAGCACGAAGAACTTCTCAGAACCCGGTAGCTCGGATAGAAATCTTCTTACATAGCCGAGGTCTGTTGTGAGCTCGTCAACCATATCGCCGCCCAGAACAACAGCATCAGGCTCCTCTCGGTCGAGTACAGAAAGTAATTGGCTGGTTTGGATGTTTTCGCTGTGTATGTGCAGGTCTGGTAGGAAGACGGCTTTGGCCCCGAGCCCGATGTCGATGACGGTTTTGTCGAGACGCTGTGAATTGTCTGTGATGAAGAAAGCGGCGGAGCCTGCGAGCATAATTGACGTGATGACGTCTCTTCTCCTCAATCTCTTTCCATGTTTTTATTGTGGGGAATTTAGGGTTTGGTGATGCATGTTCTCCAGCATATCTAACACAGTTACCGAGTCGAGGTTTTTCGTTATGCCGCATGATAGTAACGCGATTGGCAGGCTGCATGGAGGTGTGTTGATGGAGTGGATGGTTTCGGCGGCTGCCCTTTGCGGGGTCAGGTTCAGCAAGGGCGAAGTGGTGTTGGCGGCGTTGGACGACCTCTTCTTCATGAACCCGGTCTCCGTCGGCGACATGGTTGTGGTCAAGGCATGGGTCGAATATTCAGGTCATTCATCGATGGAGGTCGGGGTCTCAGCCTACGCATATCCAAGAATCGTCGGAGAACCCATGCTCACCACCACATCGCACATGGTTTTTGTAGCAGTCGATAGAACAGGTTCACCAAGGCCCCTACCCACAAAAATCAAACCCACAAAAGAAGAGGAGCAGCTCTATTCGTTGGCCGAGAAAAGAGCTGAGAAAAGAAGAAAAATGCTTAGCGACAGAAAAGCTATGAGCCTCGACATATCGGAGTATGGTCCTGACGCCCGTTTCAGGATGAAGTCCTCACATCTGGTTGCCTCCTCTGATGCTACGATGGGGGGAATAATGTCGGGAGGAAAGCTGCTACATCTTCTCGACGAGATGGCTGGTGCTGTGGCTATTTCCTATGCGAGGACCGTTGCTGTCACAGGGGCCGTTGACTCAACAAGCTTCCACTATCCTATACGGCAGGGAAGCATCGTCGATGTTGAGCTGGTATTAACGGGAGTGGGCAGGTCCTCTGCAGAGGTTGCCGCAAAAGTCATCACGGAAAACCCATCCAGCGGTGTGAGAAGACACGCGGCCACAACCTTTTTCACCATGGTCGCAGTTGACTCGGCTGGAAAACCAGTGCCCATGCCGCCTTTTGAGCCGTCTAACGAAGGCGAAGAAAAGAGGTTGAGGGAAATGAGGACTAGACGCGAGGATAGACAGAGGCGTCTTAAAGAAATGCAGATTTTTGAACCGCTGCATAGCATGATTGCGCATGGGAGAGGGTGAAGAACTGGGCCTCTGCATCAGAAGCGTAGACCTTACCCCACAACAGTTTATAGAAGTGGCTAAGCGTGCTGAGGAGCTGGGGTATAGCTCGCTGTGGATGACGGAGGAAATGTCGAGGGCCTCACCGATAACGCTCGCCGCAGCCGCTCTACACACCAAGCGAATAAAACTCGGAGCAGCCATTCTCAACATCTTCGCACGAACACCCATGGCTACGGCGATGGAGGCAGCCACACTTCAAGAGCTTTCACAGAACCGTTTTATCCTAGGCCTCGGCGTAGGCGGGCCTGACATTTCCCGAAAGGGACATGGAGCAGACATATCAAACCCTGTTCAAAAAATGTCTGAATACATAGAGATAGTCAGAAAATTTCTCACTGGAGAGCGGCTCAACTACGCTGGCAGACACTACCGCGTCGACGGTGTTCGTCTCTGGATAAAGCAGCCGAGGCCAACCGAAATATATCTAGCGGCCCTCAACCCTCAAATGCTCACTCTCGCAGGAGCAAAAGCAGACGGCCTGATACTCAACCTCTTCGACCCCCGCGCAGCAGAATACGTCCACAAAGCGATAAACAAAGGCCTCAAAAACTCACATGACCAGAATAGACCCTTCAAGAAATTCTCATTCGTACTGGCTGCGGCGTCGAGCGAACCAGAATATTTCTCCGCCTTGAAGAGATCTGTTGCCTTCTACCTTAGTTCACCTGCTTACAGGAGAATAATGCGTGAAGCCGGCCACGGCGAAGCTGTTGAAAGGTTTGCCACAGTATTGGAAACTCGTGGACGAGAGGCGGCGGTCGAGACAATAGACGATGATGTTGTTGAAAGTGTTTCGGTTATCTGTGACAGGGATGTCTCCGATCAGCTTGAGAGATACCGTAAAGCAGGAGTCACACCTCTAATTTATCCGCAGCCTCGTCCAGGCAACGAGTACCAAGACATACTATCCATCCTCGCAGCGGCCATAGAGTAAATCATTTAAATGATAGAACACTATCTTATTGCGGCATGTCTTCGAATGGTTTAGTCGGGCTCTTCGAGGAATTCAAAAACTTGGGCAAGTTTGAACTCGGTGGCAAAGGCTATGGCCTTGTGCAGATGAGCGCGATTGGATTACCTGTTCCCCCGGGGATTATTATTCTAACCACGGCTTGCAAGATGTATTATCGTGAGGGTGGAAGGATTCCGGAAGGGTTGTTTGAGGAGCTGATGGAAAAGCTGAGAATTTTGGAGAAAAAAGTGGGGAAAAGGCTGGGAGACCCCAGTAACCCTCTTCTCCTATCCGTGAGGTCTGGCGCTCCTTACTCGATGCCGGGAATGATGGATACAATTCTCAACCTCGGCATCAACGACGCCGTTGCCGAGGGATTGGCTAAATTAACCGGTGACCGGCGGTTTGCCTACGACGCATACAGACGTTTCATCCAGATGTTCGCCCGCATCGCCATGGGTGTAAAAACCGACAGATTCGAAAAAATTCTTGAAGAGACGAAGCAGAGGCTAGGCGTAAGGTTCGACATAGAGATTCCCGCGGAGGAGTTGCGGAAAATTGTTGAAGAGTTTAAACGCATAGTCAAAGAGGAGACTGGGAGGGAGCTGCCTCAAGACCCCTCGGAACAGCTTAAGATGGCTGTCGAAGCGGTGTTCAAGTCCTGGAACAATCCACGAGCAATCGAGTATAGAAAGTTCTACAAAATACCTGACGACCTTGGCACAGCAGTCAACATCCAGATGATGGTTTTCGGCAACCTTGGCGAAAACTCCGGCACCGGCGTCGGCTTCACACGCGACCCTTCAACAGGTGAGAAAAAGCTCTTCGGAGAATACTTGCCAAAGGCGCAGGGCGAGGATGTGGTCGCTGGAATAAGAACGCCCTATCCACTCTCACAGGTTGAGCCGCAGCTTTATCGGCAGCTATTGGAGATGGCTGAGAAACTTGAGAAACACTTCCGAGACATGCAGGATTTCGAATTTACGGTGGAGAACGGAAAACTCTATCTCCTACAGACAAGAAACGGGAAGAGAACAGCGCAGGCCGCGGTCAAGATAGCTGTTGACATGTTTGAAGAGGGGCTGATAACTGCTGAGGAGGCTCTGTTAAGGGTGGAGCCGAAGGAGCTTAACCAGCTTCTTCACCGACGAATCGACGCATCGTTCAAGGGGAAACCCATAGCAAAAGGCCTCAACGCCTCGCCCGGAGCCGCGACAGGCAAAGTGGTCTTCGACACCGATGAGGCCGCGGAAAGAGGTAACAAGGGAGAGAAAGTTATCCTTGTGAGGCCTGAGACAACCCCCGAGGACATCAAAGGGATTATTGCAGCGCAGGGGGTTTTGACATCACGTGGAGGAATGACGAGCCATGCAGCCGTTGTGGCCCGTGGAATGGGCAAGCCAGCTGTCGTGGGATGTGAAAGCATCAAGATAAACATGGATGAACAATTGTTTGTAACGGCTGATGGGGTGACTGTGCGACACGATGATGTGATAACGATAGATGGCTCGACGGGCAACGTCTACCTCGGAGAGGCTCCCACCACAGAGCCTGAGATGACCGGGGAACTCAACAAGCTTCTCAGTCTTGCAGACCGTTTCAGGAGGCTTGGTGTAAGAGCTAACGCAGACACACCCGAGGCAGCCGCCAGGGCGAGGTCTTTCGGCGCGGAGGGCATAGGGCTCTGCAGAACCGAGCGGATGTTCAACGCCCCCGAGAGGCTACCTATTGTCCGCGAAATGATAATGGCTGAAACATCTGAAGAACGACGGCGGGCTCTTGAGAAGCTTCTCCCATTCCAAGTCGGCGACTTCATAGGCATATTCACCGCGATGAAGGGGCTGCCTGTGACGGTGCGTCTGCTCGACCTGCCTCTACACGAATTCCTTCCACCGGCCGAGGAGATACTGAAGGAGATGTTTGAGCTTGTCCAAAAGCCGGGAAACGAGAAGGAAATCGCAGCTAGACAGGAGCTTCTCAGGAAGGTTCTGGCACTCAAGGAGCATAACCCGATGCTGGGGCATCGTGGATGCCGACTGGCCATACGGTATCCAGAGATTTATGAGATGCAGGTGCGTGCGATACTGACAGCCGCCATAGAGGTTCGGAGACGACACGGCGAGACAGCGAAAATCCAAATCATGCTACCGCTGGTAAGCGAGAAGAACGAGCTCGCATATCTGCGAAAAATAATCGAGGAAACGGCTGAGAAGCTGTTCAAAGAGCTTGGCGAGAGAATTGACTACAAGGTGGGCACGATGATTGAGACGCCGAGAGCGGCTTTGACGGCAGCGGAGATAGCTGAGGTCGCAGACTTCTTCTCATTTGGTACCAACGACCTCACCCAGACGACCTATGGCTTCAGCAGAGACGACGCAGAGGCCAAGTTCATGGCAGACTATCTCGAGAAAAACATCGTGAAACACAACCCCTTCGAATCCATCGACACCCGTGGAGTAGGCAGGCTTGTTGAAATGGCTACAGCCGAGGGAAAAAAGGCCAACCCCCACCTCGAAGTGGGCATCTGTGGAGAACACGGAGGCGACCCGGACAGCGTCAAATTCTTCCACAAAGCAGGCCTCGACTACGTTAGCGCCTCACCATATAGAGTGCCCATAGCTCGGCTTGCCGCTGCACAGGCCGCCGTCGGCGAAGGCGTAAAAATCGCGGCCACCGTTTAGACGGTTTCAAACTCTTTTTGACGTGCCTCTCCTTGAACTAATCTATAGCGTGCCAAGTTTCCGCTCCCCGTTCTCTCCAGCCACCCTCTCTCGGCGAGCCTAGCCAAATAGGTGGAAGCGGTGCTGAGGGGGATTGGTTCACGGAACTCATACTGGTAGGCCTCCGCTATTTCGCGGGAAGTGAAGAAAGAGTAGGGGAAATGCTTCTCTATGACGCTCATTAGCTTGGTTAGTTTGTTGCCGCGGATGTTTTCACCCTGTTCAGGTGCTCCGCTCACGAGTTCGAGAAAATCAGCAAGCTGGTAGAGCTTCTCCCGCGTGAGAGAGCCCTCAAACGTTATGGCTATCTTATCCCCGTCGCCTGTCTCCATCTCAAACTTGACCTTCTTTCTCCGCGGCGCCAACTCAGCCAAACCCCGCTAACTAGCGCCGGCTTTTATCCGTTGGATGGCCAAAGCCCCCCTTCATAATCTCCTGTAATCACCTCAACAATACCACGGTCATACAGTACAAGAATATATTCACCTGTTCACCACTTGACGGCATGAGCGAATCGCAGCCTACCTTCAAGCTAACCCTACCATCGGCAGACTACTTCGCATCCATCGTGAAAGCCATCTCAGCTGTAGTGGATGAAGGCTCCTTCACAGCCGATAGCGAGTCTCTCAAGCTCACGGGAATGGACCCCGCACACGTTAGCCTCGTCAACTTTGTTTTCAACCGTGAAGCGGCGGAGGAATATGTCTGCGAGAAACCGGTTGAGATCAAGGTTAACATTTCTTCGCTCTACAAGTTTTTGAAGAGGGCTGGAAACGAATCTCTAACTATCGAGTATGATGAGGATAACAAGCGTCTCACAATTGTGTTCGTAAACACAGCCGCACGCAAGGAAAGGAGGTTCGTGATGAGCACACTTGAGCCGGGCGCGGGGCCGACACCAATTCCCAAGCTCACCTTCGATGCAAAATGCAGAGTCGACACCGCGGCGTTCTACGAGGCAGTAGACGACGCAACCATCGTCAGCGACTACGCGCGAATCATCATCAGGCCAAACGAGCTGGTCATATCGAGTAAAAGCGATGTCCAGACTCATGTTACACGGCTCGAGAAAGACGGCAGCCTCGTCCACGAAATCTCTACGGACAAAGAGGTCTCAGCCAGCTTCAGCCTCGCCTACCTCGAGAAAATAATGTCAGCCAGCAAAACGCTCTCCGACGAAACAGGAATAGAACTCTCAACAAACAAGCCGATCAAACTCAGCTTCCCCCTCACAGGCGGCAAAATAGAATTCCTGATAGCCCCCCGCCTCGAATAAACATATTATACAACCCTCAGAAAAGTAAAACAGGGGCCGTGGTCCAGCTTGGTCTAAGATGCGCGGCTCGGGCCCGCGAGGTCGTGGGTTCAAATCCCACCGGCCCCACAGCCGGGGCTGCAGCGTGTCTTTGTTGTCTCGGTAACCTTTTTAGATTGGATTTTGATAGAGTCACTTGTTCATGGGTTTTGTATACGACGGCGTCATCGACTCGTTGAAGCTGACGGTGGAGAAGCACTTCAACGTGGCGAACACGTATTTTG
The sequence above is drawn from the Candidatus Caldarchaeum subterraneum genome and encodes:
- a CDS encoding pyruvate phosphate dikinase, which produces MSSNGLVGLFEEFKNLGKFELGGKGYGLVQMSAIGLPVPPGIIILTTACKMYYREGGRIPEGLFEELMEKLRILEKKVGKRLGDPSNPLLLSVRSGAPYSMPGMMDTILNLGINDAVAEGLAKLTGDRRFAYDAYRRFIQMFARIAMGVKTDRFEKILEETKQRLGVRFDIEIPAEELRKIVEEFKRIVKEETGRELPQDPSEQLKMAVEAVFKSWNNPRAIEYRKFYKIPDDLGTAVNIQMMVFGNLGENSGTGVGFTRDPSTGEKKLFGEYLPKAQGEDVVAGIRTPYPLSQVEPQLYRQLLEMAEKLEKHFRDMQDFEFTVENGKLYLLQTRNGKRTAQAAVKIAVDMFEEGLITAEEALLRVEPKELNQLLHRRIDASFKGKPIAKGLNASPGAATGKVVFDTDEAAERGNKGEKVILVRPETTPEDIKGIIAAQGVLTSRGGMTSHAAVVARGMGKPAVVGCESIKINMDEQLFVTADGVTVRHDDVITIDGSTGNVYLGEAPTTEPEMTGELNKLLSLADRFRRLGVRANADTPEAAARARSFGAEGIGLCRTERMFNAPERLPIVREMIMAETSEERRRALEKLLPFQVGDFIGIFTAMKGLPVTVRLLDLPLHEFLPPAEEILKEMFELVQKPGNEKEIAARQELLRKVLALKEHNPMLGHRGCRLAIRYPEIYEMQVRAILTAAIEVRRRHGETAKIQIMLPLVSEKNELAYLRKIIEETAEKLFKELGERIDYKVGTMIETPRAALTAAEIAEVADFFSFGTNDLTQTTYGFSRDDAEAKFMADYLEKNIVKHNPFESIDTRGVGRLVEMATAEGKKANPHLEVGICGEHGGDPDSVKFFHKAGLDYVSASPYRVPIARLAAAQAAVGEGVKIAATV
- a CDS encoding proliferating cell nuclear antigen PCNA; this translates as MSESQPTFKLTLPSADYFASIVKAISAVVDEGSFTADSESLKLTGMDPAHVSLVNFVFNREAAEEYVCEKPVEIKVNISSLYKFLKRAGNESLTIEYDEDNKRLTIVFVNTAARKERRFVMSTLEPGAGPTPIPKLTFDAKCRVDTAAFYEAVDDATIVSDYARIIIRPNELVISSKSDVQTHVTRLEKDGSLVHEISTDKEVSASFSLAYLEKIMSASKTLSDETGIELSTNKPIKLSFPLTGGKIEFLIAPRLE